ACGCAGCGGGCGCCCTCGCCCCGGCCGGTCCAGACGTCCAGCAGGCCCAGGCCCGGCTGGCGCTCGCCCCGGTCGTTCAGGAACTCGTGGCCGAGGATCTGGTACCCGGCGCAGACCGAGAAGATGATCGCGCCGTTCTCGGCCGCCCGGACCAGACCCTGGTCCGCCGCCAGCCGCTCGGCCGCCAGCCGCTGCGGACGGTCCTCACCGCCGCCGATCAGGTAGATGTCACCACTGGTCGGCACCGCCTGGTCCGAACGGACGTCTATCCGCTGGACGTTCAGGCCGCGCTGGCGGGCCCGGCGCTCGACGACCAGGGCATTGCCGCGGTCGCCGTACGTGCTCAGCAGGTCCGGGTAGACCCAGACCAGGCGCAGGCTGCTCTCGCTCATCCTCTGGGACCTTCCGGACTGCGGCCGCACCTGGGGCGGCTCGGTGGGGTACGCGGGCTGCTGCGGCGCGCCGGGGTGGACGGGCTGCTGGTACGGGTTCTCCTGGAACGGGGGAGTCGCCATCAGTTCGCCACCGCCTTGCGCAGCTGCTGGAACGCCGTGTAGTTGGCGATCGCCTCGATCCGCCCGGGCGGGGCCGCCCGGACCGCCTGCTCCAGGGTGTCCACCACCTGGAACTGCAGGCCCGCC
This genomic interval from Kitasatospora gansuensis contains the following:
- a CDS encoding type 1 glutamine amidotransferase, which encodes MSESSLRLVWVYPDLLSTYGDRGNALVVERRARQRGLNVQRIDVRSDQAVPTSGDIYLIGGGEDRPQRLAAERLAADQGLVRAAENGAIIFSVCAGYQILGHEFLNDRGERQPGLGLLDVWTGRGEGARCVGDVLAETDPQLNLPQLTGFENHQGVTHLGQGVKPLAQVQVGRGNGTGDGTEGAWRDTIFGTYLHGPVMARNPAVADMLIKLALDVNALPPADTTWYDALRAERISATRQPA